In Camelina sativa cultivar DH55 chromosome 16, Cs, whole genome shotgun sequence, a single window of DNA contains:
- the LOC104750946 gene encoding putative 1-phosphatidylinositol-3-phosphate 5-kinase FAB1C → MGIPDGSLLDLIVKVRSWITSDSSDSFSLSSSKQDFGIMPIVSKMCHDCGTKLDQGYSCLGCGCCWCKSCCFSDSCDTQERIKLCRECDGEVREFRVKSYDKVHPRDSPDPPSSLAVADESESLLASSLEIRDCRNIASIRCYPSRGEEDEGRYKQFLSPSSEYNQDSSDIESGSVSARHEQFSCKSSAGSSPHDSPLRNNFSPLGRFVQHAKDLSPTVGSFDQHHHQEQQQQLMAGDLAKSGQGALDPEDHEEEEDKLQQPLDFENNGRIWYPPPPEDENDDAESNYFQYDDEDDDIGDSATEFSLSSSFSSHIPTREKLGENSNEPLRTVVHDHFRALVSELLRGEELCPLDDGNAADWLDIVTALAWQAANFVKPDTRAGGSMDPGNYVKIKCVASGNQNESILIRGIVCSKNITHKRMTSQYKNPRVLLLAGSLEYQRVAGQLASFNTLLQQEDEHMKAIIAKIESLRPNVLLVEKSASSYAQQYLLEKEITLVLNVKRSLLDRIARCTGAVICPSVDSISTARLGHCELFRTERVLEQHEAGNQLNRKPSRTLMYFEGCPRRLGCTVLLRGSCREELKKVKHVIQYAVFAAYHLSLETSFLADEGASLPKVRLKQPGMVRTASQRRIIDEGISLITQSPTKTDGQALIDTAAHEDENKAPMPEHELCESLCEDFDPSQIFPTGMISSEVETEQSDALNGVFSNNLVTRPYSSNQLNDMQDHTLCLSSEIPETLIQLPRGEEENSRNEEENQLVNTHDLSQNERFDEDDVSSEYFSAADSHQSILVSFSSRCVLKESVCERSRLLRIKFYGSFDKPLGRYLKDDLFDKNSSCRSCKELVDAHVLCYSHQNGNLTINVRRLPSMKLPGEQDGKIWMWHRCLRCAHEDGVPPATRRVVMSDAAWGLSFGKFLELSFSNHATANRVASCGHSLQRDCLRFYGFGNMVAFFRYSPINILTVLLPPSMLEFNSHPQPEWIRTEAAELAGKMRTMYGEISGMLNRMEEKSSLLEPEQSEASDLQSRIMGLKDQLVKEKDEYDDVLQPIFVEDLQVQGSLDILELNRLRRALMIGAHAWDHQLYLLNSQLKKASVCKTGDGNVSRNPEVQDAPKIDHRQQEGQKDGEEKAHTDSEANGDNKDTDNMLSPGTSLSERIDSAWLGSFQNLEKAETIANTEGFSAANSPLRRLARPIRVQSFDSAIRFQERIQKGWPPSSLYLSTLRSFHASGEYRNMVRDPVSNVMRTYSQMLPLEVQKLDLIVGSVPTYISSASQMADGARMLIPQRGLNDIVVPVYDDDPASVVSYAINSKEYKEWIVNRGITTSSSSNNLNNRESEPSTFSTWRSLSMDVDYIQHAVYGSSQDDKKSPHLTISFSDRATSSSSATEGKVKFSVTCYFATQFETLRKTCCPSEVDFVRSLSRCQRWSAQGGKSNVYFAKSLDERFIIKQVVKTELDSFEDFAPEYFKYLKESLSSGSPTCLAKILGIYQVSIKHPKGGKETKMDLMVMENLFYNRRISRIYDLKGSARSRYNPNTSGTDKVLLDMNLLETLRTEPIFLGSKAKRSLERAIWNDTNFLASVDVMDYSLLVGFDEERKELVLGIIDFMRQYTWDKHLETWVKASGILGGPKNASPTIVSPKQYKRRFRKAMTTYFLTVPEPWTS, encoded by the exons atgggAATACCTGATGGTTCACTGCTAGATCTAATTGTTAAGGTTAGGTCTTGGATAACTTCGGATTCAAGTGATTCTTTCTCCTTGTCATCATCTAAACAAGACTTTGGAATTATGCCTATCGTTTCCAAAATGTGTCATGACTGTGGAACCAAGCTTGACCAAGGTTATTCTTGTCTTGGCTGTGGTTGTTGTTGGTGCAAGAGTTGTTGTTTCTCTGACTCTTGTGATACACAAGAGAGGATTAAGCTTTGCAGAGAATGTGATGGTGAGGTTCGTGAGTTCAGGGTTAAGAGCTATGATAAGGTTCATCCCAGGGATAGCCCTGATCCGCCTTCTTCCCTCGCTGTTGCTGATGAAAGCGAGAGTCTTCTTGCTTCCAGTCTTGAAATCCGTGATTGTAGGAACATTGCTTCTATTCGTTGCTATCCTAGCAG gGGAGAGGAAGACGAGGGAAGATATAAACAGTTCTTAAGCCCTTCGAGTGAATACAATCAGGACAGTTCAGATATAGAGTCGGGTAGTGTTAGTGCTAGACATGAGCAATTTAGTTGTAAATCTTCTGCTGGTTCCAGTCCTCACGACAGTCCATTAAGGAACAATTTTAGTCCTCTTGGGCGCTTTGTGCAGCACGCCAAAGACCTAAGCCCTACTGTTGGTTCTTttgatcaacatcatcatcaagaacaacaacaacaacttatgGCTGGTGATTTAGCTAAGTCAGGTCAGGGGGCATTGGATCCAGAAGAtcacgaggaagaagaggataagTTGCAACAGCCGTTGGATTTTGAGAACAACGGCCGCATCTGGTATCCTCCACCTCCAGAAGATGAGAATGATGACGCTGAGAGTAATTACTTTCaatatgatgatgaagacgatgataTTGGGGACTCTGCTACCGAGTTTTCATTGAGTAGTAGCTTTTCTAGCCACATTCCTACAAGAGAAAAATTAGGAGAAAACAGCAATGAACCTCTTCGAACTGTGGTACATGATCACTTCCGAGCTCTTGTTTCAGAGTTATTGCGTGGGGAGGAGCTTTGTCCATTGGATGATGGCAATGCTGCAGACTGGCTTGATATTGTCACTGCTTTAGCGTGGCAGGCTGCTAATTTTGTAAAGCCAGATACTCGTGCTGGCGGTAGTATGGATCCCGGGAATtatgtgaaaataaaatgtgtagCATCTGGAAATCAAAATGAGAG CATTCTCATCAGGGGAATAGTGTGTAGCAAGAACATTACGCATAAGCGAATGACATCGCAGTACAAAAATCCAAGGGTGCTTCTTTTAGCTGGATCTCTTGAGTATCAGAGAGTTGCAGGCCAATTAGCATCCTTTAACACGTTGCTTCAACAG GAAGATGAACATATGAAGGCGATAATCGCAAAAATAGAGTCTCTTCGTCCTAATGTTCTGCTGGTAGAGAAAAGTGCTTCTTCATATGCCCAACAATACCTTCTAGAGAAGGAAATAACATTGGTGCTCAATGTGAAAAGGTCATTGCTGGACCGTATAGCTCGCTGCACCGGTGCTGTTATTTGCCCCTCAGTGGATAGTATTAGTACTGCTCGATTGGGGCATTGTGAGCTGTTCCGAACTGAGAGAGTGTTGGAGCAACATGAAGCTGGCAACCAGTTAAACAGAAAACCATCAAGAACATTGATGTATTTTGAAGGGTGTCCTAGGCGCCTAGGTTGCACG GTTTTGCTTAGGGGAAGTTGTCGCGAGGAGCTGAAGAAGGTTAAGCATGTTATTCAGTACGCTGTATTTGCAGCTTATCATTTATCATTGGAGACATCATTCCTTGCGGACGAAGGTGCTTCTCTGCCTAAAGTTAGACTGAAGCAACCAGGGATGGTGCGGACAGCATCACAAAGGAGAATAATTGATGAAGGCATTTCGCTAATAACTCAATCTCCTACAAAAACTGATGGTCAAGCTTTGATTGATACAGCTGCGCATGAAGATGAAAACAAAGCCCCAATGCCAGAGCATGAACTTTGTGAATCACTGTGCGAGGATTTTGATCCTAGTCAGATATTCCCAACTGGGATGATATCTTCTGAAGTTGAGACTGAACAATCTGATGCCCTGAATGGAGTTTTTTCCAATAATTTGGTAACAAGACCATATTCGTCGAATCAGTTAAATGATATGCAAGATCACACTCTGTGCTTGAGTAGTGAAATCCCTGAAACACTGATTCAACTGCCGAGAGGTGAAGAAGAGAACAgcagaaatgaagaagaaaaccaaTTAGTGAACACGCACGATTTGTCACAAAATGAGAGattcgatgaagatgatgtttcTAGCGAATATTTCTCTGCTGCGGACTCTCATCAGAGCATATTGGTCTCATTTTCAAGCCGTTGTGTTCTGAAAGAATCAGTATGTGAACGCTCACGACTCTTGCGGATTAAGTTCTATGGATCATTTGACAAACCTCTCGGAAGATATTTGAAAGATGATCTTTTCGATAAG AATTCAAGTTGTAGATCCTGCAAGGAGCTGGTTGATGCGCATGTCCTCTGCTATTCTCATCAGAATGGAAACCTTACCATCAATGTTAGACGTCTACCTTCAATGAAGCTTCCTGGTGAACAAGATGGGAAGATATGGATGTGGCATCGCTGCTTAAGATGTGCACATGAAGATGGAGTCCCACCTGCTACTCGTAGAGTTGTTATGTCTGATGCTGCTTGGGGACTGTCTTTTGGAAAGTTTCTGGAACTTAGCTTTTCGAATCATGCAACAGCGAATCGCGTTGCCTCTTGTGGCCATTCACTTCAGAGAGACTGCCTTCGATTCTATGG atttggGAATATGGTTGCGTTCTTTAGATATTCTCCCATCAATATACTTACTGTCCTCCTACCTCCATCAATGTTGGAATTCAACAGCCATCCTCAACCGGAGTGGATACGGACAGAAGCTGCCGAG CTTGCTGGTAAAATGAGGACTATGTATGGGGAGATATCTGGTATGCTCAACCGTATGGAAGAAAAAAGCAGTTTGCTTGAACCTGAACAATCTGAAGCCTCTGATCTGCAGAGTCGTATCATGGGGTTAAAAGATCAACTCGTTAAGGAAAAAGATGAATATGAT GACGTACTGCAGCCTATCTTTGTGgaggatcttcaagttcaaGGGAGTTTGGATATTCTAGAGCTGAATCGACTAAGACGGGCACTCATGATTGGTGCTCATGCTTGGGATCATCAGCTCTACTTGTTAAACTCTCAACTCAAGAAAGCATCTGTCTGTAAAACTGGTGACGGCAATGTTTCACGGAATCCAGAGGTGCAGGATGCTCCAAAGATTGATCATAGACAGCAGGAAGGTCAAAAAGATGGGGAAGAAAAAGCACATACTGATTCAGAAGCTAATGGTGATAACAAAGATACAGATAACATGCTTTCACCTGGCACTTCCCTGTCTGAGAGGATAGATTCAGCGTGGTTGGGCTCGTTTCAGAATCTTGAGAAAGCCGAGACAATTGCTAATACAGAAGGCTTTTCAGCTGCTAATTCTCCTCTCCGGAGGCTTGCCAGGCCGATTCGGGTCCAGTCTTTTGATTCAGCTATACGATTTCAAGAACGGATCCAAAAAGGTTGGCCACCGTCTTCTTTGTATCTCTCGACACTCAGATCTTTCCACGCGTCTGGCGAGTACAGGAATATGGTGAGAGACCCTGTTTCAAATGTGATGAGGACTTACTCTCAAATGTTGCCGCTGGAAGTACAGAAGTTGGATCTGATTGTTGGTTCAGTGCCTACATACATCTCTTCAGCTTCTCAAATGGCTGATGGAGCGAGGATGCTGATTCCTCAACGTGGCCTTAATGATATCGTGGTTCCTGTATATGATGATGATCCGGCAAGTGTTGTATCGTATGCTATCAACTCCAAGGAGTATAAGGAGTGGATCGTTAACAGAGGTAttactactagtagtagtagcaaCAACTTGAATAATAGAGAGTCTGAACCTTCCACGTTCTCGACTTGGCGTTCTCTGTCGATGGATGTTGATTACATACAACACGCGGTGTATGGTTCTTCCCAAGACGATAAAAAGTCTCCACATTTGACCATTTCTTTCAGCGACCGTGCTACTTCATCCTCTAGTGCAACTGAAGGTAAAGTGAAGTTCTCTGTGACGTGTTATTTTGCAACGCAGTTTGAGACTCTGAGAAAGACGTGCTGTCCGAGCGAAGTGGACTTTGTGAGATCTTTGAGTCGGTGCCAGAGATGGTCTGCACAGGGAGGGAAAAGCAATGTTTACTTTGCTAAGTCATTGGACGAGAGGTTCATTATAAAACAAGTTGTCAAAACCGAGCTGGATTCTTTCGAAGATTTTGCACCTGAATACTTCAAATATTTGAAGGAGTCACTCAGTTCCGGGAGCCCCACTTGTCTTGCTAAGATTCTTGGTATTTACCAG GTCTCAATTAAACACCCAAAAGGTGGAAAAGAGACGAAAATGGATTTGATGGTGATGGAGAATCTCTTCTACAACAGAAGAATATCTAGGATCTATGATCTCAAGGGATCTGCACGGTCACGGTACAATCCAAACACATCGGGAACAGACAAAGTTTTGTTGGACATGAATCTGCTTGAGACACTGCGCACAGAACCTATATTTCTTGGTAGCAAGGCCAAGAGAAGCTTGGAAAGAGCCATATGGAACGATACAAACTTCTTGGCT TCTGTGGATGTAATGGACTATTCATTGCTAGTTGGGTTCGACGAAGAGCGTAAGGAGTTGGTTCTTGGGATCATCGACTTCATGAGACAGTACACATGGGACAAGCATCTTGAGACATGGGTTAAAGCCTCAGGCATTTTGGGTGGACCCAAGAACGCTTCTCCAACCATAGTCTCACCAAAACAGTACAAGAGGAGGTTTAGAAAGGCCATGACCACTTATTTTCTCACTGTTCCTGAGCCATGGACCTCTTGA
- the LOC104750947 gene encoding uncharacterized protein At1g66480-like — MGNSLGSKKTAKVMNINGESFKLKTPLKAGTVVKDFPGYVLLESEAVKQFGIRAKPLEPHQNLESKRLYFMVELPRTWKERTPRRVRSGIQISAKERLENLKLSRRSLSDLSVMKKNEEFDHDTERQVSSVTLKLPKWKVEKLRKESESGSDFSNKIAALCLLNVPSGLIHQRQHLLRNGGRSFGIEEKEGVKSHDEKRVRFLEKGKAEDM; from the exons ATGGGTAATAGCTTGGGAAGCAAGAAAACAGCGAAAGTCATGAACATCAATGGTGAGAGTTTCAAGCTGAAGACGCCTCTGAAAGCTGGTACGGTGGTTAAGGATTTTCCCGGATACGTTCTCTTGGAATCCGAAGCTGTAAAACAATTTGGGATCAGAGCAAAGCCCTTAGAGCCACACCAAAATTTGGAATCCAAAAGGCTTTACTTCATGGTGGAACTTCCAAG AACATGGAAAGAGAGAACCCCTAGAAGGGTTCGGTCGGGAATTCAGATAAGTGCGAAGGAGAGGCTAGAGAATCTAAAGTTGTCTCGTAGATCATTGTCTGATCTCTCGgtaatgaagaagaatgaggagTTTGATCATGATACAGAGAGACAAGTGAGTAGCGTGACGTTGAAGTTACCAAAGTGGAAAGTTGAGAAACTGAGGAAAGAGAGTGAGAGTGGCTCTGATTTCTCCAACAAGATTGCAGCACTTTGTCTCCTTAACGTACCAAGTGGTTTGATTCATCAGAGACAACATTTGCTTCGTAATGGAGGAAGAAGCTTTGggattgaagaaaaagaaggtgTCAAATCACATGATGAG AAAAGGGTTAGATTTCTTGAAAAGGGCAAAGCAGAAGACATGTGA
- the LOC104750948 gene encoding U-box domain-containing protein 10-like — translation MASLGIHKKASDYNSRHIRVKRGASGVPKFELGAATVCDGVMAGGAITPASLIGLIDEIVEIPVNSGVFKKDCADLARRVGLLTHLIEEIRDSPPPSPTPEESDASSSLSSSECDWWSDLVVGLQAAKRLLSSATSFQARESSDGAAKRISFQFQCVTWKLEKALRNLPYDRYDISDEVREQVELARLQLRRAMQRYGSLNSKKFSSALSEPMVKDASSNTKSKFTEKLDSISETVYSNVPLADVKKSESPPPGKSSSVSLAFFLSKDADDERLEKAVTKNTDDSKKSDNLTIPEDFLCPISLELMKDPAIVSTGQTYERSYIQRWIDCGNLRCPKTQQKLENFTLTPNYVLRSLISQWCTKHNIEQPGGYMNGKTKNCDGSFRDLSGDMSAIRALVRKLSTRSIEDRRSAVSELRSLSKRNTDNRILIAEAGAIPVLVNLLTSDDTETQENAVTCILNLSIYEHNKELIMLAGAVTSIVQVLRAGTMEAKENAAATLFSLSLADENKIIIGASGAILALVSLLENGSARGKKDAATALFNLCIYQGNKGRAVRAGIVKPLVNMLTDSSLRMAEEALTILSVLASNQDGKAAILRASVIPTLIDCLQKDQPRNRENAAAILLSLCKRDTEKLISIGRLGAVVPLMELSRDGTERAKRKANSLLELLRKSSKNLASL, via the exons ATGGCTTCGTTGGGGATACATAAAAAAGCCAGCGATTACAATTCTCGACACATCCGAGTCAAGAGAGGAGCGAGCGGAGTCCCAAAATTCGAACTCGGAGCAGCCACCGTATGCGACGGCGTAATGGCTGGAGGAGCTATCACTCCCGCTTCTCTGATCGGTCTTATCGACGAAATCGTTGAGATTCCGGTGAATTCAGGTGTGTTTAAGAAGGATTGTGCCGATCTCGCGCGACGAGTTGGTCTGTTGACGCATTTGATTGAGGAGATTAGggattctcctcctccttctccgaCGCCGGAGGAATCTGATGCTTCGTCTTCTTTGAGTTCTAGTGAATGTGATTGGTGGTCTGATCTTGTGGTGGGACTTCAAGCCGCGAAGCGTCTTTTGTCTTCAGCTACTAGTTTCCAAGCTCGCGAGTCCTCT GATGGAGCAGCCAAGAGAATCTCATTTCAGTTCCAATGCGTTACTTGGAAGTTGGAGAAAGCATTAAGAAATTTGCCTTATGATCGATATGATATCTCTGACGAAGTCCGTGAACAG GTGGAACTAGCAAGATTACAGTTAAGAAGAGCAATGCAGAGATATGGATCTTTAAATTCGAAAAAGTTCTCGAGTGCTCTATCTGAGCCAATGGTGAAAGATGCCTCAAGCAATACAAAGAGCAAATTTACTGAAAAGCTAGATAGTATTTCAGAAACAGTGTATTCCAACGTTCCTTTAGCAGATGTGAAGAAATCTGAATCACCGCCTCCTGGGAAGAGCTCTTCAGTTTCCTTGGCCTTCTTTTTATCAAAGGATGCTGATGATGAGAGATTAGAGAAAGCTGTTACCAAGAACACTGACGACTCAAAGAAATCGGATAACCTCACTATCCCAGAGGATTTTCTTTGTCCAATATCTCTCGAACTGATGAAGGATCCTGCTATTGTTTCCACAGGACAG ACATATGAGAGGTCGTATATACAAAGATGGATAGACTGTGGAAATCTGAGATGTCCAAAGACCCAGCAGAAACTCGAAAACTTTACTCTTACTCCAAACTATGTTCTCAGAAGCCTGATCTCTCAGTGGTGCACTAAGCACAACATTGAGCAGCCAGGTGGTTATATGAACGGTAAGACCAAAAACTGTGATGGCTCTTTCCGTGATCTAAGTGGAGACATGTCAGCGATCCGGGCATTGGTTCGCAAGCTCTCTACCCGATCAATCGAAGACCGCAGAAGCGCGGTTTCTGAACTCCGCTCTCTGTCAAAAAGAAATACGGACAACCGAATTCTGATTGCAGAAGCAGGAGCTATCCCTGTTTTGGTCAATCTTTTGACCTCGGATGACACTGAAACGCAGGAAAATGCTGTCACTTGCATTCTTAACCTCTCTATATACGAACACAACAAAGAACTGATCATGCTTGCAGGAGCAGTCACATCTATAGTGCAAGTACTCCGAGCTGGAACCATGGAAGCTAAAGAAAACGCTGCAGCTACTCTCTTTAGCCTTTCGCTAGCTGATGAGAACAAGATCATTATAGGCGCATCGGGTGCGATACTGGCCTTAGTTAGTCTGCTTGAGAACGGAAGCGCAAGAGGGAAAAAAGACGCAGCTACGGCTCTGTTTAACTTGTGTATTTATCAGGGAAACAAAGGCAGAGCGGTTAGAGCCGGTATTGTAAAGCCACTAGTGAATATGCTAACTGACTCGAGCCTCAGGATGGCCGAAGAAGCCTTGACAATACTCTCAGTTCTAGCTAGTAACCAAGACGGGAAAGCTGCGATTTTGAGAGCCAGCGTGATACCGACTTTGATAGATTGTCTCCAGAAGGATCAACCGAGAAACCGAGAGAACGCAGCTGCGATACTGCTGTCTCTTTGCAAGAGAGATACCGAAAAACTAATCTCCATTGGTAGACTCGGAGCTGTTGTTCCGTTGATGGAACTATCAAGAGACGGTACAGAAAGAGCTAAGCGGAAAGCTAACTCTCTACTAGAGCTTCTCCGTAAATCATCAAAAAATTTAGCATCACTCTAA